A region of the Acidimicrobiales bacterium genome:
AGGAGGATCTGCCACGCCGCGTACAGGCCGGACAGGACGGCCGCCTCCCGCAGGTAGTCGGCGGCCCACCGCAGCCGGGCCGGGCCCCGCCGGACGAGCACGGCCCCGGCTATGAGGCCCGTCCCGAGGAGCAGCGCCTGGCTCCAGGAGAGCACGGCTCAGCCGGCCCTAATTATTCGATAGCCTAACCATGTGGCTACCAAAGCATCTCTCCTCCCCGGTCGGGTCGCGGCCCGGCTGGCCCGCCAGGTCGAGGTCGGCCTGGCCCAGGTCGACCTGTCCGTGCCGCAGTACCGCATCCTTATGTTCCTGGACGAAGGGGCGGCGGTGGCGTCGAAGCTGGCCGACCACCTGGCCGTGAGCCGGCCCAGCGTCACCGCGGTGGTCGACGGGCTGGTGGCACGGGGCCTGGTCGAGCGCCGCCACGACGAGCAGGACCGCCGGCGGGTGGGCCACGTCCTCACCGCCGAGGGGGGGCGGGTCCTCGAGGCCGCCGACCGGGAGGTCGACGCCCGCCTCCGGGAGATAGCCGGGTACCTGCCCGACGAGGGGGAGGCCGCCGCCGCCTTCGACGGGCTGGACCGCTGGCGGCAGTCGCTCGACTCCTACCGCGCCGCCAAGGTGGCGGCCCGGGAGGGAGGGCGCCGGTGATCTCGCGCTACGGGGCCCCCGAGGCCACCATCGACACCGACCGGGAGAAGACCTGGCTGCGCCGCGCCATCCCGATCGTCCTGGCCCACAAGGCGATGTTCCTCACCTCGCTGGTGTCCTCGTTCGTGGGCCTGGTGCTGCAGGTGCAGATCCCGAACATCATCGGCACAGACGCCATCGACCAGTCGATCCTGCTGCACAAGGTCCCCCTGGGCCACTACGTTCAGCTGGCCCTGGTGCTGGCCGTCCTGGCCGGGCTGTGCGCGTACGTGTCCCGGCTGTTCCTCATGCGTACCGCCTACCAGATCGAGTTCGACCTCCGGAACATCATCTACGAGCACTTGAGCCGGATGTCGTTCTCGTTCTACGACCGGGTGCAGACGGGCCAGCTGATCTCGCGCGCCAACTCCGACATCCGCTCGGTGATGATGTACCTGACCTTCGGGCCCTCGATCCTGGTCCAGTGCCTGATGGCGGTGGTCGCGTTCGTGTTCATGCTGCGCATCAACGTGCCGCTGGCGTTCGTGGCCATGGTGACGATGCCGTTCATCTACGTCGGCGGCGTGCGCATGCGCAAGGTCATGTTCCCGGTGTCGTGGATGATCCAGTCCCGGCTGGCCGACGTGGCCACCATCGTCGACGAGAACATCAACGGCGTGCGGGTCGTGAAGTCCTTCGCCGCCGAGCCCCAGCAGCTGCGCCTGCTGGCCCAGGCCGCCGAGCGGCTGCGCTGGGCCTACGTGCGCGACGCCGACCTGCGGGCCCGCTTCACCCCGCTGGTGCAGAACCTGTCCCAGGTGGGCCTGGCGCTGGTCCTGCTCTTCGGCGGCTACCTGGTGGTGCACGACCACCTCCAGGTCGGCACCCTGCTGACCTTCAGCTTCTGGATCGTGATGCTGCAGATCCCGTTCCAGATGCTCGGGATGCTGATCATGATGGGCCAGCGCGCCGCGGCGTCCGCCGAGCGGATCTACGAGATCCTCGACGAGCGCCCCACGGTCGTGGAGCGGCCCGGCGCCACCGATCTGGCGGCGGCGGCGGGGGACGTGGTGTTCGACGACGTCACCTTCTCCTATTCCCCCGACGGGCCGAACGTGCTCGACGGTCTGGACCTCCACCTGCGCCCGGGGGAGACTGTGGCCGTCGTCGGGCGCACCGGGTCGGGCAAGTCCAGCGTGGTCCGCCTCCTCGACCGCTTCTACGACGTGACCGGGGGGGCGGTCCGCATCGATGGCCAAGATGTGCGCGACGTCACCCTCACCAGCCTGCGCTCGCAGGTCGGGCTGGTGCTCGACGAGCCGTTCCTCTTCTCGGTGTCGATCAGGGAGAACATCGCCTACGGGCGCCCCGACGCCGACTTCGCCGATATCGAGGCCGCCGCCCGGGCCGCCGGCGCCGACGGGTTCATCCGGGCCCTGCCCGACGGCTACGACAGCGTGGTGGGGGAGCGCGGCTACACCCTGTCGGGCGGCCAGCGCCAGCGCATCGCCATCGCCCGCACGCTGCTCGACAACCCGCCGGTGCTGGTGCTCGACGACGCCACCAGCGCCATCGACGTCAAGGTCGAGCTGGAGATCCACAGCGGCCTGCGCCGGCTGATGGAGGGCCGGACCACGCTGATCGTGGCCCACCGCCTGTCGACCATCAGCCTGGCCGACCGGGTGGTGCTGATGGACCGGGGCCGGGTGGTGGCCGAGGGCACCCACGCCGAGCTGATGGCCGGCACCCCGTTGTACTCCGAGGTGCTGGCCCAGTCCGACGCCGCCGACATCGCCCCCGAGGGCGCGAGGGAAGGGGTCCGCTGATGGCGTTCGGGGGGATTGCCGGCGGCCACTGGGGCGGAGCGGTGGGCGGCCCGCGCCAGGCCGCCAACCCGGGCGGGGGGCTGCCCTTCGCCGGGGTGCCGTGGGAGATGCAGGCCGGCGTGGACAAGCTCCTGGCCGACGAGCCCGACCACGGGGAGCCCGACGCCCGCTTCACCTACCGGGCCGGGGCCGACGAGGCGCGCCACCTGAACCTGCGGGGCCTGGTCTTCCGGCACTGGAAGCTCGGCGTCCTGGCGGCGGCGTTCGTGGCGCTGGTCAGCGTCTCCAACCAGGCCGGTCCCAAGCTGATCAGCTACGGCATCGACCACGGCATGGCCCGCTACAAGGACTTCGGTGTGGTGGTGGTGGCCGCCGGGCTGTACCTGGCCGCCATTGTGGTCACAGCCGTCGGCCAGCGCAGCATGGCCCGCACGACCGGCCGGCTGGCGGCCGGTGTCATGAACGACCTCCGGGTCAAGGTGTTCACCCACCTCCAGCGTCTCGGCCTCGACTTCTACACCGACGAGAAGGCCGGCGTGATCATGACCCGGATGACCAGCGACATCGAGAACCTGCAGCAGCTGCTGCAGGACGGCCTGGTGCAGTTCGCGGTCCAGGGCCTGACCATGCTGGTGATCGCGGCCATCCTGTTCACCACCAACGTGAAGCTGGCCC
Encoded here:
- a CDS encoding ABC transporter ATP-binding protein, producing MISRYGAPEATIDTDREKTWLRRAIPIVLAHKAMFLTSLVSSFVGLVLQVQIPNIIGTDAIDQSILLHKVPLGHYVQLALVLAVLAGLCAYVSRLFLMRTAYQIEFDLRNIIYEHLSRMSFSFYDRVQTGQLISRANSDIRSVMMYLTFGPSILVQCLMAVVAFVFMLRINVPLAFVAMVTMPFIYVGGVRMRKVMFPVSWMIQSRLADVATIVDENINGVRVVKSFAAEPQQLRLLAQAAERLRWAYVRDADLRARFTPLVQNLSQVGLALVLLFGGYLVVHDHLQVGTLLTFSFWIVMLQIPFQMLGMLIMMGQRAAASAERIYEILDERPTVVERPGATDLAAAAGDVVFDDVTFSYSPDGPNVLDGLDLHLRPGETVAVVGRTGSGKSSVVRLLDRFYDVTGGAVRIDGQDVRDVTLTSLRSQVGLVLDEPFLFSVSIRENIAYGRPDADFADIEAAARAAGADGFIRALPDGYDSVVGERGYTLSGGQRQRIAIARTLLDNPPVLVLDDATSAIDVKVELEIHSGLRRLMEGRTTLIVAHRLSTISLADRVVLMDRGRVVAEGTHAELMAGTPLYSEVLAQSDAADIAPEGAREGVR
- a CDS encoding MarR family transcriptional regulator, giving the protein MATKASLLPGRVAARLARQVEVGLAQVDLSVPQYRILMFLDEGAAVASKLADHLAVSRPSVTAVVDGLVARGLVERRHDEQDRRRVGHVLTAEGGRVLEAADREVDARLREIAGYLPDEGEAAAAFDGLDRWRQSLDSYRAAKVAAREGGRR